GATGCGTTCGCAGCGATCCCGGAGTCAGATTTCAAGCTCCCGGTTTACACGGAAGCCTATCTGTCCTTCAAAGATACAGCCGGTATGAAGGCTTATTCACCAGAGTATGAGGCGTTGATCGAACAGCATACCAAGACAGTAGAGCAGGCGTTGTCCAGCGTGCCGGAAGCACGGCTTGCGGAGCTGCGGGCGGAAGGTGAGAAAGAGCTGTCGAGTGGACGTGGCAAGGTGGCCGCTGCCGAGCGTCAGCTCGACGATTTAAAGGGCCAGCCAAAAGTAGTGCAGCAGGAACAAGCTGCAAACATGAAGGCCATTGCCGATGGACTGGTCTCAGCCAAGGCGGAACTGGCCGCAGGGGAGCAAAAGCTTGCAGAACTAGGGCTACCCAAGGTCTACGTCACTGACCGAAACGCCAATCCAGGGTATGCCGAATATAAAGACAACGCTGATCGGTTGTCGGCAATTGCGAGTGCGTTCCCGGTATTCTTTTTCCTGATTGCTGCGCTGGTCAGCCTGACGACCATGACTCGCATGGTCGAGGAGCATCGTTTGCAGATCGGGACACTTAAAGCGCTTGGGTATGGCAACCGTGACATTATGGCCAAATTCTTGGTTTATGGTACGCTTGCCAGCTTGACAGCTTCGGTTGCGGGGCTTGCTCTCGGTTTTACCATGTTTCCAACCATTATCTATAATGCGTACAGTTCGCTTTATAATCTGCCGGATCTTATCAAAAGCTTCTATCCGTCGTATTCCATCATTTCCATTATAGTGGCGCTAATCTGCACTACATTGACGGCTTGGATTGCGGCACGTGTAGAGCTACGTAGCAATGCTTCTGTGTTGATGCGTCCGAAGGCGCCAAAGAGCGGGCAACGGATTTTACTGGAGAGAGTTACGTTTGTATGGAAACGGCTGAGCTTTGTTCAAAAGGTTACCGCACGGAATTTATTCCGCTACAAGCAGCGGATGTTCATGACTGTGTTCGGCGTGGCCGGCTGTACGGCGCTGATCCTGACCGGGTTTGGCCTCAAAGATTCGATCGGTAGCATTGCCCCCCAGCAGTTCGGCACGATTATGAAATATGATGCACTCGTAGCGCTGCATGAAGATGCATCTGCTGATGTGCGGGATGCCTACGAGCAATTGATTACTGGCGAGTCCACCATAACTGGATCACTAAGTGTTGCACAGGAAACGATGAAAGCGCACAGCAGTGGTGTAAATGATCAGGATGTGCATATGTTCATCCCTGCATCTGTTGATTCTATATCCGATTATGTGGAGTTGCGGGATCGAGTGAGTGGAGAAAAATGCACGCTTTCGGACGAGGGCGCTATAATCTCGGAGAAGCTGGCTAAATTATACGGGCTTGAGCCCGGTGACCGGTTGAATGTGGTGGACAAGGATAACGAAACATTCAAGATTAAGGTCGCAGGGATTACAGAGAACTATGTAATGCACTATGTTTATATGACACCTGCGTATTATTCTTCCGTATTTGGACAAGAACCGGTGTTCAACACAGAGCTGCTGAACTATACCACGCACGATAAAGCATGGGAGGACAAGTTCAGCGAGAAGCTAACGGATAATGAGGGAGTGGCTGCGGTCAGCTTCTCCAGTAGCGTAGGCACTGCTTTTGATGACACCATGAAGAGTATGGATGTAGTAACCTTAGTACTCATTGTGTCAGCGGCCGCTCTGGCTTTTGTCGTCCTCTACAATTTGACCAATATCAATGTTTCTGAGCGGATCAGGGAACTGTCAACCATCAAGGTATTGGGATTTTATGATAAGGAAGTAACGATGTATATTTACCGCGAGAATATGCTGCTAAGCTTACTTGGCATTGTGGCCGGATCGGGTCTTGGCATTATATTACACAGCTTCGTCCTGAATACAGCTGAGCTGGATGTGACGATGTTCGCGCCGATTATCAAGTGGCCAAGCTATGTGTATGCCGCACTGTTAACACTGCTGTTCTCGGGCATTGTCATGGCTTTCATGCATATTAAGCTCAAACGGATTCATATGATTGAAGCGTTGAAGTCGGTAGAATAAGCGTTAGTGGATAAGCAAATACCCTTCCAAATATTTTGGAAGGGTATTTGCTTTGAGAAGCGAAGGAATCTTTTAACGTGAGTCGATCGATAACTTCATATGGAGGATAGGGAAAGGATTGCCTTGTTCATCGAGTGCAGAACGCTCAAAAACTTGAAAACCCATATGCTCATAGAAACCTAAGGCTTGCGGATTTTGTTCATTTACATCAACGTAGTGTACGTCCAGTGCCTGTATAGCATAAGCTACGAGCGATTTTCCAATCCCTTTTCCCATTGCAGCAGGTTCTACGAACAGCATTTCAATCTTGTTATCCTGAACACCTATGAAGCCAATCGATTGGTTATGATCATCTATAAAAGCAAGCAGATGACTTATTTGCTCCATCCCCTGTATAACCAGTGGACGCAACGCATCAATGTCCTGTTCAGACAGGAATAGATGCGAATACCGCACGGATGATTCCCAAATATTCAGTAGACGGTATAAACATTCTTCATTTCTATTGGTGATGATTTGTATTGAATCCATGTCTTCCCTCACTGTTCATTTTAATTCGAAGAAGAATTTATAGCCGCAGCGGATGCAGCCGCTGCAGCCCCAGCAAGAGCAGCCTGCTGTGCGATCACAATATTGGTGATACTGGTGGAGAGCATCGAGGTTACAATGCCACTTTGCACATCCTCTACATATTTGAAGGCTACTAGTGCAGCTGACAGTAGTAGCAATTCCTGCTTTGCAATGGACCAGTTGCCAAAGCCTTTTTTGGTGCGTAGTAATTCGTAGGTCTCCGAGACTTCCGTAACCATATCCTTATTGTTGGAGGAGAGCAAAGTTAGCACGCCCAGCGAAGAAAGGGTGTATTCCTTATCCAACCGGATACCATGTGCACGGAACGCGTCTCGTAATGCCAGTACACGGTCCGCTGCTTCTGGGGCTTCTTTTCCAAGAACCAGCACCTGTGTAAGAGCTTGCACGCTGTTTCCCGACATAAATTCGGGCTTTAGTGCAGTATAAAGCTGCTCCATCCGGTCCACGCCGCTGTCGACGTCGATATCGGAAAGGCCGAGCATAGCAGAGAAGATATAATCATCATGTCCGGTAAGAAAACGGTGCTTAGCTTTCATACTGTCGTAAAACATCTTTGCGCGTTCTACCGTACGTTGATACTTATCTGTTGTCGTATTAGCGGCGATTTGATACGCGGCAACGACGAGATAATCAGAGGCTCTGAATTTGACGTCCTTCAATAAGTCATACACGGTCAGGGTGTTTGCAAGCTGTTGTTCCTTGTCAGCAGAAAGAGAGAGTAGCGTAGCAATACTAATTGCCGAGTTACCCCTAAAGGAAGAGAAAATTCCGGTATTCTCTTTAATAAGTTCTTGGCTCGCGCGAATGGCATCCTCATCTGCACTTTTGTTTTCTGCTGTATACAGCAACCCGGCCAAACGACTAACCATTGCATTTTGCCAAGGAAAAGCTTTTTTAATCCTCTGCGCGTTCTCTGCGAACAATTCAATTCTTGCTGCATACTGCTCGTTCATTGGATACACTCCTCATTTACCATCTATTTCATATTAGTACGAAGATTCTTGGATGAGGATTCATTTGTGGCTCAAAATCAAAATTAGTGGTTGACCGTTTATAAACAACAGCTACGGGTTCGGAGGGTTCTTACGATCGCTGTTAAAGCCTGATTTCTGAATTGTAATAGATTATCGGTTGAAATCGGGCTTTAAAGGCGACCACTGACGTTTCTCCAGAATCCCTCCGACCCTGTTAGTTCATAACTAGCTTTTTGGCAGACTCCTTGCCTGCCGAGAGGAGGCTTTCGCTCAGTTCAGGGTCATTTACAGTCCGTGCAAGAACAAGAGAGCCAACCATGGTGCTGAACAGTGCGCTACCTTTGGAGGGGTCAATTCCCGCCAGATCGGAGATAAAAGCAATCATCCGCTCCAGTTCCTGCGTGAATACCTGCCGAACTTCTTCGGAAGAATGAGATATTTCGGCAGAAAGGGCAGGGATAATGCAGCCCATCTCCGTTTTGTCGCGGTGATACGGACTTAAATAATAATCAATGACAGCATTGATTTTGGGGTTCTGCTCTTCCTGGTCCGAGACCTTCTGCAAAAGTGCGATGGTATCGCTGATGGCATACCGGCAGGCTTCGGCGACCAGTTGTTCTTTGTTGTCAAAATGGGAATAAAACCCGCCATGAGTCAATCCGGCTCCCTTCATAATGAATGGAACACTTACATCGTGAATGCCATGGGTGCGAAAAGCCTGGGCGGCACTTTCAACAATCGTATTCCGTACTTTTATTTTATGGCCTTTGGGATAGGGCATCGTAATCACTCCATAGCTTCATAATTCTACTTTTAAAATATTATATTCATCATAATAAAGCCTGTCAATTTAACGATCCTGAGCACTGTTAGCTTATGAAAGGATAAACACGGTTGTTGACGATTCTAAAATATGATGATTATAATATATTACGATCATCATATTTTGGGGCGCTAACAACCTACAGTCAGGAGATGGGGGCGCTGCTGATCATTATTGGCGTTGTGTCCTTATCAATTGGATTACTGGTACTCCGAGAAGCCGGGAAAGCTAATCCCAGCCGGGAACCGCTTGTGAATCTGGAATTCAAAGGCGCCATATAGTTGAGATGCATTGATGAAATAGTAAAGAGGGGTGTAGATCCCTCTTTTTTCGTCCGATTTATATTTTTTGATAGTGACTTAAGAGATTCTCTACTTTATCCTGAATCATTTGTTTTAAGGATTCAGGCTTCACTGATATAACAGAATGACCATATCGCATAAAATAATTAGCTAGGAATTCTTCTTCGCCTGGATTATAGAATCCCCTAATGACTGTTCTATGACCATCTTCTATTTCCATAGAAGGATAATGTTCTTTATAAAAAATATCCTTGGCTTGGTCTGCAATCTCAACTTCAAAGTTAATACTGTTCTCGGATTGATAAATTTCTAATGAACGACTAAGCAATTCATCGATAGAAAAGCGGGCTGTGCTTTCCTCTTCTTCAATGAAGGTTATTCGATCACATCTAAAAACTCTATATGTATTCGTATTTAACTCTATTCCAGCAGCATACCATTGACCAAACTTCGCGGAAATTCTGAAGAATTGAACGGGGTAGCTTTTTGTCTGGTTATTTTTTGTATATTCAATGTTACAGGCGCTCTCATTTAGAATACTTGCTAGGATTTTATCTAAAAAAAGACTAACATGCTTATGCTGATACATTTCAAATTGTAGAACTTTTTTCATTTTATGAATCTGCTTGATTTGTGTATTCGATAGACAGTGCTCGAACTTTTCGTTTAGCTTGTTAACACTTAAATGAAAAGGTGTAGATTGATAAGATTCTAGCGTCAGCATAGCAAAGTACAATGCATACACTTCATCCATAGTGAAAATAATAGGAGATAACAATCTATTTTTTAAAAGTCCATATCGTCCGTGTCTCCCATGCTCCGAAAAAATAGGCATCCCTAATTGTTCTAATGAACTAATATCACGTAGCGCAGTGCTTTTTGAAATATTGTATTTCTCCATAAGGTCACTTAGATTAAAAAACTCTCGCCCGTTTAAGTATCTCATCATGTCATTTAATCGTTCTGTTTTTTTCATAATATAAGGCTCCTTATTAAGGTGTCATGTTTTGATACCTTTATATATGATAATAAGTTTAAGGTTATTTATCAAATGGATAAGATATTTACCTAAAATCATGATTTAAAGGAGAGTTATACAATGAGCACAACATTAGAAATAGCTATTTTTTTGTCCATGAACGGAAAAGCAAAGGAAGCTATTGAATTTTACAAAAAACATTTTGAGGCAGAGGAATTGTTACGTGTTACTTATCAACAACTAGCAGAACGTGACAGTTCCATACAGCTTACTGATGAAAATAAGGATTACATTACTCACTCAGTCCTAATAATTGGAAAAACAAAAGTGATGATAGCAGAAGATACAATGAATACGAGTGAGAAATATACAGTGGGTAATAACACTTCATTATGTATTCAAAGTGCTGACTTAGAGGAAATTGAAGGTTTTTATAAAAGCTTAGTCACAGATGAGCGTGTAAAAATTATTGCTCCTTTATCTAGTAATGTGTTTAGCAAAGCCTACGGGATCATTGAAGATCCCTTTGGTTTACAAATCCAATTAATGTTTGATGAGAGATTGCAATCGAAATAAAAAGGCAAGCAGCTGAGAAAGGGGGAGCAGAGTAATGTCTCATACGAATGTAAACAACATGGAAGAAATATACCGCATTGGGATTGATGTCGGCGGCGGAAGCATTCTCGTAGCAGATAAGCTTGAAGGTGTAGCGTGGATTGTAAGACCGGATCACTATGATGCTGCGAATGCGATTGGCGCTGCATTAGGTGAGGTGAGCGGGAGACAGAACGGATTTATTCCTTAGACGAAATGTCTTATGACGAGGCTAAGGAAGATGCTCGCAACCATGCGATAGAACAAGCCGTTCTTGCCGGAGCAGATCGCGAGACTGTACAGATCGTATTGTCTGAGGATATTCCGATTGCCTACTTGCCGGGCAATGCCTTGCTGGTAAAAGCGGCAGGACGTTTATAAGATGATTATGGAGCTGCCTTGAGGAATGAACTCTCTTCGAGGCAGTTTTTTTGAAATATAAGAAAGTATAAGTTTCACGCTATACATTATCCTTATATTTCTCGCATAAACGCATACCGTCCTTTAGGGACGCCGAAGGCGTTTTTGCTTACCTATACAACTCTATCACCAAGGAAGAAAGGGTATTTAGAAAAGCTGTCGAAGTGGGTTATGTACATATTTTAACGATGGGAGAGAGGACAATGAAAGTGATTAGCACATTAGAAATCGTAGATGTACAGACAGGGGAACGAACTGCGCTCCGCTCGTTTGATTACTTAATCGAGGCACCCAATTGGACGAGCGATGGTAAGCGTCTTATTTATAATAGTCAAGGTTGTCTCTATTCGTTCGACATAGCAACCTGTGAGAGTGTTCGTATTGATTCGGGATTTGCTACGGAATGTAATAACGATCATGTTCTGTCTTTTGACAACACTAAGATCGCAATTAGTCATCATACGAAAGAAGATAGTAAATCTCGTATATATACTCTTCCCATGGAGGGTGGCGAACCGGTTCTAGTTACACCGAATGCTCCAAGCTATTTACATGGTTGGTCTCCAAATGGTGCTGAGTTAGCTTATTGTGCAGAGCGCAAGGGTCAGTATGATATTTATACCATTCCAGTATACGGAGGAGTTGAGGTACAACTGACGGATTCGCCTGGACTAGATGATGGACCTGAATATTCGCCAGACGGAGAGCATATTTGGTTCAATTCGGTGCGTACAGGGCTGATGCAGGTGTGGCGAATGAATGCCGATGGCAGTGAGCAGACACAGATGACTTTTGACGAGAGTAATAACTGGTTCCCGCATGTATCGCCAGATGGACAGACGATAGCATACCTTAGTTACCGTAAAGGAGATGTAGCTCCTGGCGATCACCCTGCGAATAAGGATGTTGAGATTCGATTGATGGCAAGCACGGGAGGCCCTTATCGTACACTAGTACAGCTGTTTGGAGGACAAGGTACGATAAACGTGAATTCGTGGTCTCCTGATAGTAAGAGATTGGCATTTGTAAGTTATGTGGTGGAGGAATAGGCGTAAATTACCGATAAAAATAATAGTGTTTTTATTTATACGACGGATTGTAATATGAAGTGCGACAGCTAAACAGAGAAAGCCCATGGGGATTCGTG
The window above is part of the Paenibacillus sp. FSL K6-0276 genome. Proteins encoded here:
- a CDS encoding FtsX-like permease family protein — encoded protein: MKKRALWKDIFREIRHTKARFISIFAIIMLGVSFFSGIKAAGPDMLDTAGTFYQETRLMDLKVQTNYGLTEDNIDLLSDVPGIDEVQPSYSADVFSGDNALILKVHSYNSDKPLNQYSIIKGRLPENSGEIVLDDKLVEKYALGDKVTFSGDGTDAELSNNFETLNYTVVGFVRSPQFIEKSTRGTSGIGKGMADAFAAIPESDFKLPVYTEAYLSFKDTAGMKAYSPEYEALIEQHTKTVEQALSSVPEARLAELRAEGEKELSSGRGKVAAAERQLDDLKGQPKVVQQEQAANMKAIADGLVSAKAELAAGEQKLAELGLPKVYVTDRNANPGYAEYKDNADRLSAIASAFPVFFFLIAALVSLTTMTRMVEEHRLQIGTLKALGYGNRDIMAKFLVYGTLASLTASVAGLALGFTMFPTIIYNAYSSLYNLPDLIKSFYPSYSIISIIVALICTTLTAWIAARVELRSNASVLMRPKAPKSGQRILLERVTFVWKRLSFVQKVTARNLFRYKQRMFMTVFGVAGCTALILTGFGLKDSIGSIAPQQFGTIMKYDALVALHEDASADVRDAYEQLITGESTITGSLSVAQETMKAHSSGVNDQDVHMFIPASVDSISDYVELRDRVSGEKCTLSDEGAIISEKLAKLYGLEPGDRLNVVDKDNETFKIKVAGITENYVMHYVYMTPAYYSSVFGQEPVFNTELLNYTTHDKAWEDKFSEKLTDNEGVAAVSFSSSVGTAFDDTMKSMDVVTLVLIVSAAALAFVVLYNLTNINVSERIRELSTIKVLGFYDKEVTMYIYRENMLLSLLGIVAGSGLGIILHSFVLNTAELDVTMFAPIIKWPSYVYAALLTLLFSGIVMAFMHIKLKRIHMIEALKSVE
- a CDS encoding GNAT family N-acetyltransferase; translated protein: MDSIQIITNRNEECLYRLLNIWESSVRYSHLFLSEQDIDALRPLVIQGMEQISHLLAFIDDHNQSIGFIGVQDNKIEMLFVEPAAMGKGIGKSLVAYAIQALDVHYVDVNEQNPQALGFYEHMGFQVFERSALDEQGNPFPILHMKLSIDSR
- a CDS encoding DUF4003 family protein — its product is MNEQYAARIELFAENAQRIKKAFPWQNAMVSRLAGLLYTAENKSADEDAIRASQELIKENTGIFSSFRGNSAISIATLLSLSADKEQQLANTLTVYDLLKDVKFRASDYLVVAAYQIAANTTTDKYQRTVERAKMFYDSMKAKHRFLTGHDDYIFSAMLGLSDIDVDSGVDRMEQLYTALKPEFMSGNSVQALTQVLVLGKEAPEAADRVLALRDAFRAHGIRLDKEYTLSSLGVLTLLSSNNKDMVTEVSETYELLRTKKGFGNWSIAKQELLLLSAALVAFKYVEDVQSGIVTSMLSTSITNIVIAQQAALAGAAAAASAAAINSSSN
- a CDS encoding TetR/AcrR family transcriptional regulator, with product MPYPKGHKIKVRNTIVESAAQAFRTHGIHDVSVPFIMKGAGLTHGGFYSHFDNKEQLVAEACRYAISDTIALLQKVSDQEEQNPKINAVIDYYLSPYHRDKTEMGCIIPALSAEISHSSEEVRQVFTQELERMIAFISDLAGIDPSKGSALFSTMVGSLVLARTVNDPELSESLLSAGKESAKKLVMN
- a CDS encoding YafY family protein translates to MKKTERLNDMMRYLNGREFFNLSDLMEKYNISKSTALRDISSLEQLGMPIFSEHGRHGRYGLLKNRLLSPIIFTMDEVYALYFAMLTLESYQSTPFHLSVNKLNEKFEHCLSNTQIKQIHKMKKVLQFEMYQHKHVSLFLDKILASILNESACNIEYTKNNQTKSYPVQFFRISAKFGQWYAAGIELNTNTYRVFRCDRITFIEEEESTARFSIDELLSRSLEIYQSENSINFEVEIADQAKDIFYKEHYPSMEIEDGHRTVIRGFYNPGEEEFLANYFMRYGHSVISVKPESLKQMIQDKVENLLSHYQKI
- a CDS encoding VOC family protein encodes the protein MSTTLEIAIFLSMNGKAKEAIEFYKKHFEAEELLRVTYQQLAERDSSIQLTDENKDYITHSVLIIGKTKVMIAEDTMNTSEKYTVGNNTSLCIQSADLEEIEGFYKSLVTDERVKIIAPLSSNVFSKAYGIIEDPFGLQIQLMFDERLQSK
- a CDS encoding transporter; the encoded protein is MKVISTLEIVDVQTGERTALRSFDYLIEAPNWTSDGKRLIYNSQGCLYSFDIATCESVRIDSGFATECNNDHVLSFDNTKIAISHHTKEDSKSRIYTLPMEGGEPVLVTPNAPSYLHGWSPNGAELAYCAERKGQYDIYTIPVYGGVEVQLTDSPGLDDGPEYSPDGEHIWFNSVRTGLMQVWRMNADGSEQTQMTFDESNNWFPHVSPDGQTIAYLSYRKGDVAPGDHPANKDVEIRLMASTGGPYRTLVQLFGGQGTINVNSWSPDSKRLAFVSYVVEE